A genomic segment from Propioniciclava sp. MC1595 encodes:
- a CDS encoding LCP family protein, with protein MSRPGRAMEEPRRRRNGFLTWFFAVIGIVVALAMMVGGFYVWRMWSTASDIERTNTLLPSGETDDPERPAADASVEGSFNYVLMGSDSRGDGDRGRSDVLMLAHVPPTRDKVYIVSFPRDMWVQIPGRGQAKINAAYAYGGEALATRTLESLVGVRMDHAAKINFDGFMGLTTQLGGVTVNNKHASSVGEYSWPKGEVTIQGEEALTYVRQRYGLPNGDLDRAERQRAVVKAILMKMLTLDVLANPLKFNEVMGQLGQYFTVDEGLTNQVIFSTATSMRVNSGDDIVILQAPISGFGTSGDGQSIDIVNEPQLAEMAQAVRTGTMADYAAKYKDQPLAGGR; from the coding sequence ATGAGCAGGCCTGGGCGCGCCATGGAGGAACCACGCCGGCGCCGGAACGGGTTCCTCACCTGGTTCTTCGCCGTCATCGGCATCGTCGTGGCGCTCGCGATGATGGTGGGCGGCTTCTACGTGTGGCGGATGTGGTCCACCGCGAGCGACATCGAGCGCACCAACACCTTGCTCCCGTCGGGGGAGACCGACGACCCCGAGCGCCCGGCCGCCGACGCGTCGGTGGAGGGCTCGTTCAACTATGTGCTGATGGGCAGCGACTCCCGCGGCGACGGCGACCGGGGGCGCAGCGACGTGCTGATGCTCGCCCACGTCCCGCCGACCCGCGACAAGGTCTACATCGTGTCCTTCCCCCGTGACATGTGGGTGCAGATCCCCGGGCGCGGGCAGGCCAAGATCAACGCCGCGTACGCCTACGGCGGCGAGGCGCTCGCGACCCGCACGCTCGAGTCGCTGGTCGGCGTGCGGATGGACCACGCCGCCAAGATCAACTTCGACGGCTTCATGGGGCTGACGACCCAGCTGGGCGGGGTCACGGTGAACAACAAGCACGCCTCCTCCGTGGGGGAGTACAGCTGGCCCAAGGGCGAGGTGACGATCCAGGGCGAGGAGGCGCTGACCTACGTCCGGCAGCGATACGGCCTGCCCAACGGCGACCTCGACCGGGCCGAGCGGCAGCGCGCGGTGGTCAAGGCGATCCTGATGAAGATGCTGACCCTCGACGTGCTCGCCAACCCGCTGAAGTTCAACGAGGTCATGGGCCAGCTCGGCCAGTACTTCACGGTCGACGAGGGACTGACCAACCAGGTGATCTTCTCAACGGCGACCAGCATGCGGGTGAACTCCGGCGACGACATCGTGATCCTGCAGGCGCCGATCTCCGGGTTCGGGACGTCGGGCGACGGCCAGTCGATCGACATCGTCAACGAGCCACAGCTCGCCGAGATGGCGCAGGCCGTGCGCACCGGGACCATGGCCGACTACGCGGCCAAGTACAAGGAC